GAAACTGAGCAGGCCATCAACCTACAAACAAAGAAAATTTCAGAATTTATTGTAAAATACAGCAAGGTTTGAAGCGGAAAGCAGATATAGATATACATACTCATCTTTAATGTCAAACTTCCTTTGAATTAGGACATCAAGCATTTGAGCTAGAAAATCAGCTGTATATTTTGGCACCATCAACTCCATGCCATTGTTACTGTAGTCGAACCATTGAACATTCCCTCTCCAACAGTATTCTGGCCCATGTGTATTATAATTTCTGATTGTTACGAACAGTTGATGCCAATCATTGTGGGATACAGCACTCCTCCGCAGGGTTTCAACAAGAACATCCCCAAACATAGGGATGAATCTCAATTCAGCAGCCAGATTTGATGCAATTGGCACATGTTGACATGATTTCTAAAGCGCCTTCGTTCAGACGGGCGCCAGCCATCATACCTTCTTTTGATCAAGTATACCAAGCAAACTCGATTCAGGGATGGCATAAGTGATATATGTGTTGTCAGAGCAAATAACGTATCTGCTGATAGATCCTCCATGGTTAAGTTGTCTAGCATACTTAGGAGATGCAGTAGGTAAGGAGGATGCTGATTGTTCAATACAAACATGACTCTCACAAATCTGGTGAAAGTTGTGCAGTCCATGTGCAAATTTCTTGGATTGAGTTCTTTACTTGGCGTTTTGAAAATGTGAACACTCTGTCTAGGAACCAAGAAACTCACTAAGTCAAATGAGCCACCCCAAGATCTTCCTGATGCAAAAGCTCTGAGGAAACAACACAACCAGCTAGATAAGAATTTGCAGCCCATATAAGTTAACTCCACTGAGTCAGATCCATCAGTCAGCTCAACAAGTTTTACTAGTTCCTCCTTATGTTTTAGGAAAAAGCGAAGAAGTGTCTTGAGCCTACAAAATTAGTTGACATTAGAGTCTTGCATCTTAACGTGTAAGTTAGAAAATGGGCTTAAGGATGACTAACTCACCTTCTGCGACCACCACGGAGCCTAGGCGTTAGACTTATGGTGGAGTCTCTTTTTATTCCATAAGATAATAGGGAGTTCCTTGGTTCCAACTCTTTTAGATAGTAAGCAAAATACTCATCAGAAGCATTTCTTTGCAATCTTTTCTCGACGACTTCCTTAAGAACCTCCACATCTTTTGTTAAATCAACTTGCAATGATAGTGTTCCATGTAAATGTTTGACAAATACCTACAGATGTAGAAATAAAGAAACATTGAAGCAAAGTTCCATACGAGCTTCCAACATTTCAGATATTTATTAAAAATAAAAGCTGCATGCTTAGACTTACCATTTGAAGAGAAAAATATCGAGCTAATAGTTAATCATAAAAATATGCAAGTGCATTACAAAAACAGGTTATTAGACCACATAAACTTTGCCAAATTCTCCATTTTGAATCCAGATTACAGAAAGATTAGCTCCTCACACCAAGCTTTGCAAAAATTTTATCTACGATTCTGTTAAACAGGTTGGATTCGAAAATGCAAACTACCATCTCAGCTAATCGAAGTGACTACATCAAAGACAAAAGGCACTGCATCCGTGGCAACTTTAAGTGTATCCAAAGTACAATCAGGGAGTACCCTAAAAAGAAAACACAAGTCTAGGGAGTACCTAAAAAGAAAACACAAGTCTATTCCTAAGGGGGATATTCCAATGCATTTGATTCAATCGATTGGAGCTACCTTCTGGAAATACCCAAACGCAAATCACTATCATctattgttttttttttggaaaaagtTCAATTTACTCCCTTCAAGTATAGCCAGAGTCTAATAACCCCTAAACTATAACTTGGTTCAATTTACCCCCTAAACTATGCTATTTAGTTCATTTTACCCCATAATAcaatttttcttttttgtttctcCATACACAAGTTGAATTTTAATTTCAACTTTTGCAGGGTAGTAGTGGACATCACAATGCATATTAAAAAAATTTGTTAGAATTTTTCAATCATTATTTTTCATATACTTTTGAACTCCAATGATTCATTTATTATTAAATATCCTAACCTATCAAAATAATGATAAAAAAATATGATGTATTTTTTCTAACATCTGTTATGATGTGTACTATCATCTTGTAGTATTTCAACTAAAACGCCACCTATGCATGGAGAAATGAAAAAACAAATTGTATTAGGGGGTAATTTGAACCAAATGGCATATTTTGGGGGGTAAAATGAACCAAAAGATAGTTTAGGGGGTTATCCAGACTTTGGCTATAGTTGAGGGAGTAATCtagatttttttcctttttttttgaaaggttCATCTATTGGTTTCAGTGGGCACCATCTGTGGGTGGCAACGGAAGATCTCAGAAAGAGGTTAGGGCAAAATCACACCGAACAAACTCGCACAGACACGGAAAAACTGAATGAAGCAAACCCCACAAGCTTCCGATACATGGGGATTTCACAGTTGGAACCACCGTTGGCTCACCTGGCGAGATAAATACGGGGGAGTCCGAGCCTGCTGGTCGAAATCGGAAATCCGACACGGAGTTGGCGCCCCTGAGAAATCCAAAGGATGGTTCATTTGGGGGTCGGGGAAGCGGGGCGGAGCACTCGCCCAGAATACCAGAACAATCAGGTCTGCATACCTTGCTGCATGAGGTCGACTGCGGGAAAGCTGGAGCCGGACGACGTCGTCATGATGTAGTGGCTCGACCTGGCCTCGTCACCCTCGACAAGAAAACCTAGAAGATTCGACAGATTCATTAGCGAGAAATTCCACAAGAAAGCAAgcaaggggaggaagaggggaacGTGGCAAGAAGGAAGAAAGGCTTGCCTGAGCGTCGGCGTGAGGAGGCGTGGGGCGAGGAATTCCGAGCCCGTGGGGTGAAATCCGAAACGGAGACGGCGCCCCTGAGAAATCCAAACGATGGGTGATTTGGGGGAAGCAATCGCCCGGAATTCCAGAACAATCAGGGTCGGAAGGTTCTAGAAGGAGGGGGTGAAGGGGAGAAGCTGCATACCTTGCTGCGTGAGGTTGATGGTGCGAAAACTGGAGTCGGACGCCGCGCCGATGCAGCGGCTCGCCCTGGCCTCCTCACCCTCGACCAGAGGAGCCTGGAAGATTCGACAGATTCATCAACGAGAAATTCCAGAAGATGAGAAGAGAGCACGtgagggaggaagaggggaatggggggaagaagaaaggcttgCCTGGGCTGGCGGCGGTCAGGAGGCGTGGAGCGAGCAGAAGAAACGATCCCgcggccagggggttttgtaggggagaagagagggaaCCAACCCAGCCCCCAGCCACGGCGGCAGCCGTACTTTTGCTTTTTGGTCCTTTTAGCGAAAAACATTCGCATTTAGACCCTTAGATCCCTGGGGAAAGTATTTTCATTTTTGGACCCTGGGGTCGGCGCCACGACTTATGGTGCCGAGATGTGTAACCTCGGCGCCGTAAGTCATGGCGCCGAGAAGCCAGACCCCCGGTTGACTTGGCCGCCGATGTGGCGAAGGCTCGGCGCCCGGTGCCGAACTCAGCACCATGCTCTGTGGCGCCGAGCCGAGCCCCATGCCAGGTGGGGCTCCACTTCCTCACTCTCCCTCTATGCTCTCTCCCTCACTCGGTCCCTCACTCCCCACGGCTCCCCTCCCCTCGTCTCTCTCGGTTCACTctctcccctccgccctctcTCCCTTTGCGCCGCCACCGGCTGCCGACTCCGGTTACCGGCGGTGCCCCCGCCTGCGCCCTCCTGCGCTAGCCTCGGGGCCGgggctcggctcccgcggccccGCCTGCCCCCTGCCAGCCTCGGTGCCGGGGGCTTGGGCCCCCTGCGCCCCACCCGGCCCGCCGCCGTCTCCGCTGGGCGCTCGGCGCGGCGTGCTTGGTGCCCGCGCCCGCGTCGCCGCCTTGGGCTGCCAGCCGCGACCGTCCGTAGGAAGGTTTAGTTTTTTCTTCTTTATTCTATTTAATTAGTTTAGGTAATTTAGTGATTTATAGTTTAGTTAGCTAATGTAGTTAGCAAATTTAGTTAGATAAATTTAGGTAGTTAGAAGATTTATATGTTATTATAGAATCATAGTTTTCTGATAGTTAGCAATTGTAGTTAGAAAATTAATTTAGGTAGTTAGCAAATGCAGTTATCAAATATAGCTAACTATAGTTAGTTAGATAGTTAGAGTGTTATATAGTTAGATATATAGTTAGGTTATATAGTCGGCAAATGTAGTTAGGTAATTTAGTTAGTTATCAAATATAGTTAGGTAATTTAGATAGTCAGGAAATGTTATTAGTTAGTTTTGTATATTATACGTATCATAACCTTTGTGTTGTGGATAGGAACTAGATGGACAATATAGTCACCTGAACCCTAAGCAATGAAGAACCTAAGGTTCAATAATACACATAATATGGACCAAATCAATGCGTAAAAAAGAAGGAAGGTAAAGAGGATACCTTGGTCTCGCAGATATATGGATCAAATCAAAATTTTGGAGGTTCAATTTGTCGATTTCTAAGGATTGGCGGGTACGGGATAGAGAAAAATCGAGAGGAAGTTAGAACAAATGAAGGAGGGCTCGGGCAGAAAAGGGGGACGCTATTTAAGGCAGCACGGTCGGTGCCATAGGCCATGGCGCTGAGCTCGGGGCTACAGATCTTGGCGTCGACCTCCACGCCATAGATCTTGGCGCCGAGCTCGGCGCCATGGCCTATGGCGCGGACCATGCTGCCATGTAGGCACCACCTCATCGAACACAGTCAGCAGGTGCGGGCACCTCAGCGCCATAAGCCGCGGCATCGAGACGTGTTACATTAGCGCCAGGTGTCATGGCGCTGGTCCCAGGATCCAAATCAAGGAATAAGTTCCCCGAGGATCCAAATGCGAACTTTCTTCGAAAAAAAGCGAAAAAGTAAAAAAGACAGCGGCGGCAGCCAGTGGGGAGGGGAGGAACGAGAACGAGTGGGCCATGCTGGATTTCGCTTTTCTTTTTTTCGAGGAAAAGAGCTTTCGATTAATTTATCTCAGCATTGTCGCTAGCCACAAATCTCGATACAACTAGCTCCATGCAGGGTCGATCTTCTGAGGACACATACGACCCAACTCCGCAATAGCATGAGCAGCTTTGTTGCAAATTTAGGAACATAAACAACCTTACTACAAACGAAATTATCCGCGATGAAGTTCTTTAGCTCAAGAATAGATCCTCCTGTCAGCGCCAGCCGGTGCGAATTATCCAACATGGCTCGTGACAGAATCAGCGAATCCGTTTCCAGAATGACTTTGCCCATACCATGGTCGGCTGCTGCTTTTGCCCCCTGCATGCATGCTCTTATCTCTGCTTGGAGCGCATCTTGCAAGTGCGAAAGCTTGCTTGCCCCTGCACAAAGTACCTCTCCTTCAGCATCGCGGATCACATAACCCCAACCTCCCTCTCCCGTCCCTGCCGAGAACGCACCGTCCGAGTTGATTTTGACAAAGTCATCAACCGGATTTTGCTTTTCCGTTTAGGAGGACTTCGTCTCTCTGTCTATGACAGTGGGTCCCCAACTCTCGTCTGGGTTACGTTATGTATGTAGTTTTATACAGACTAGTGGAGATGCACATACCATATGCACGTGTTTAAAGAAACAATTGAATTGAATCAGACGACTattaaaaatttaaatttacTTATTAATATCCTAGCAATCCAATCTAATCTAATATAAACTAATCCAGGGACTTATACACATATTTCACTGCAGATTTTCATCCTTTTGAATCCAAGCATGGTACATCGTAAAACTTCTACAAATATACCATATATGTAGCCAAATAAAAAATTTACAAATCCAGTATCAGACACTTTATAAATCAAGACACACCGGTCCAAGTATGTTTAGACATATACACATACATATATTCAATCATTATGAACTCTAGCATATGAAAACATTAGATATACCATAGATATATTCAATCATTATAAATTCTAGAAATATTTTGATATGCCATAAGCACTCACAATCTTCAAGCGCGTGACCTGCAGGAACAATATATATGATTAGAAGGAGCACAATAACACATAACTGTATGAGAGCATAAATGCATGTTATTACACATCACGATTATAGAAAATTGTAGCACAAACACAATTCATGATCCCAAGATATCTCTGTAAACAATATTCTTCATACTCTTTCCAATAGGATCGATGTTCATGTTTCTCTTTGCAAGTACCTACCTACTCTCATGAGAAACACCTCTTTATAGCGCCACATACAGCTATCCACATGAAAACACGGGCTCGGAGAGGTTGATACCCACATTAGCTATGGTCTAACCCTGCGTCTTGTTAATTGTCATCGCAAAACTCAATTGGATGGGAAATTGCTTCCTCTTAAACTTGAACAAAAGAGAGAGATCTTCATAAGGAGACATTGATATCCTCGGTATGAACACCCTCTTTTCTGCATGCTAACTGTTTACAATCTCAGCATCAATTGTATTATTCTGAAAACCTCGTACCACCACTGAGTACCGTTGTAGAGGCCGTTATGAGGATCAAGATTACGAAGTAATATAAGAGGATAATTCTTCTCACCTTTAACACATGAGGAGACCGCCCATTAGGAGTAATCGAATTAAGAAACTTAAGAGGATAATTTTTACTTGAGTCATTATCAACAGAGTCAAAGCTGTAGAAAACCTTCTGCTTCTCTGAAAATCTATCAATCATAAGTGCATTCACCACATCAAAATGTTCATTTCTGATGGAGAGTATCGCACGCTTCCGCATATAATTGGTAGAAGTGCAATTAGCAACAAGATCTAGAAACACACGATCAATAAGAATATCAATGAAATCATCCTCCAGAGGGTTCTGAATCAAAATGTTACGAGGCAGTCACACGTAGTGACATAGTCACCATTGAGGGAGAAAAAACATCACCTTCGGTAAGTCGACAGCTTTTTGCTGTTGCACTCACCACGTCTTGCGGCATGGCTGGCCTGATCGACCACTACTACCAACGTAGGCAAGCCGGGCAATCGCGTCCGGCCAGCCGTGCAAAACTAGCACAGCGACGGGAGGCCAAGGCTTGCTGATCGGCGATGGGAAGACCTAGCACCTTGCCCAGCACATCCGGCCAATCGCGTCACGGAGAAACCCGGCGGCACAAAAATGAAATATCGATGAGGAGGCCTTAATACCCTGCTACCTTTACAAAACCTTCGCAAGCTGATGAACCATGAGGTTGTGAAAAAAAGTTGTGATGCATCAGTTAATGTTCCATAAGGTACCAACAAGAGTTAATCAATAAACGCAATTAAATATACACAAAGGTTGGTGAACAAGAATAAAAGAAATCAAAAGTAGAATGACGTGAAAAGAAGATTTTGCTTACCTCCACGGTGCTTTCCTGAAGCAATATTATCATTGTTTTCCACTAATAATGCTCCACCAGATCATGGGCTAGAAACCTATTGCATACATAAAGAACAATTACAAGCCCCCTAAGAAAAAGAGGCCGATATAACAAGTTTACAAGCATCAAGCAAAAGGGCCAGCAGATCCACACcccaaatggaaaaaaaaattgCACATAGAACCTCATGCAAGTCTCAACATGATGAGAAGGAGGCGAGGGTGTAGAGGGTGCGCCGCACCGGTCGAAGACGATGTCACCACATTAGGTGCGAGCATGGTGCAGTGAAAACAACATGTGAACGACGGCAGGGGCTGCCGGCCGGCAAAAACAACGTTCTGGATGGATGAAGAACTCGGCATGATCGGTGACGTCGCTAGGTAGGGTGTGGGGGAGGATGCAATGCGTAGGGTTTGGGGGAGGATGCAACGAAGGGCGAGCAAGGCAGCGGCAGAAGGATTATAAATGAGGAGGCAAGGGAAAATCTACATCTATCTACACTATAAAGTACCAAAATAATTGAGAACACTTTCCACCTAAAAAAATCTCCATACCCTCACAAAGGCCCCACCTAGCAGGCTCAAATTGGTAGAAAGTTTTGGCGCACAAGAAAAAACTGTAGGCAGCAAAATACTTCTGCCGTCTTCGCTCTTCTTTTTTCACCGGACATTTTTCTTACCTGCTCACGTACCCCATCCAATCCCGCCCGTCAATCACGCCTCCCACCTCCCTTCCCCACCGCACGCCTCCGGATCCCCTCCCCTCCACTCCTCAACGTTGAGCGTTGCTACATCTTTGTATAGCCTTCTTGGTCCCCTCCCGATCCCAGTAGCAATTGTGATATAGCAGTTAGTAGATTATTTTGGAGATGACACTAGCCAATTTTGTATGATAAGGACAAAAAAACAGGTATAGAGTGTCAAGCAACTGGTGCTTCACCGGTCAGTGCAGCTGCACCCAGCAGAGCGACGCATCCGCTAGTTACACTAGACTGTGGCGATGTGAATTCAGGGGGGTAGGCTCCAGTGCAACACACAGTTGATGATTCAGAAGGGAGTGAAGTTGGTAAGTAATGACATGTAAACATTCAATCTAACGACATGTGGCATATGATACTTACAAATTTGTCAATATGTAGGCGACAATGAAATAGAATACTACAACATTTCAGACTCTGATGACAGCGAGTATGGGAAGGTGCATCCAGGATTTGATGGCATTGGTATGCGGATCATTTGCTTTTCATTGGAACAGGTTCATTTTGACTCCATCTTCTACCTCAACAACCATTAAACACGCTGCAGGGAGGCCGCCGTCCGAAAATAGAAGTTCCACATGGAGCActgatagagagagagaggaggagataCGGATGGGACTAGTGATTATCAGTAAGTGAACAATCTGAACCAACATAAAAACCATGAATGCTAGCATTTTTTTAATTAAAGACATTAAAATCAAGATGCAAATATGAAATCCATAAGATGAA
Above is a genomic segment from Panicum hallii strain FIL2 chromosome 8, PHallii_v3.1, whole genome shotgun sequence containing:
- the LOC112903527 gene encoding uncharacterized protein LOC112903527, whose amino-acid sequence is MVRAIGHGAELGAKIYGVEVDAKICSPELSAMAYGTDRQGEPLHRRGVRLQFSHHQPHAARGAVSVSDFTPRARNSSPHASSRRRSGFLVEGDEARSSHYIMTTSSGSSFPAVDLMQQGAPTPCRISDFDQQARTPPYLSRQVSQRWFQL